AACTTCTCCCCAAGTCAAAGACCGCCCTTCTCACTCTCAGTACCGAAAATCGCACCTTTTGAGGAAGGCAAAAGCTGCGACATTGATGCGAGCGCTCGCGTTCCTGCAGATTCCCCGGGAGCACGCCGCTGCATTTGGCCGCGCGCGGCGGGAGCCTCGACTGCGTCCGCCAGCTGCTCTCCTGGGGCGCCGACCGCCTCCAGCGCGACTCCGTTGGGTGCGTCACAGCATTTTCTTGCAAAAACACCACTGAATTCCAACACCACAACACCAATTCTTCAGCAAATGATCTCAAGCCATTGTGTTGGTTCGTCTAATCTATGTGGATTGGTTTGTACAGGAGAATTCCATATGAGGTGGCGGTGAAGCGAGGGCATGTGGCGTGCGCGGCGCTGCTGAATCCGTCATCCGCAGAGCCCCTAGTATGGCCTTCGCCTCTCAAGTTCATCAGCGAGCTGGAGCCTGACGCCAAGGCTCTCCTGGAGGCAGCCCTGATGGAGGCCAATcgggagagggagaagaggatcCTCAAAGGGGCCAAGAATTCATTGCCATCGCCGTCGCATTCAGATGACGGTGCCACCGTCTCCGAGGTACTGACCGGTCTTGCCTTGCAAATTACTGCTACTAGTATTACATTGCTGACCTCACACGCACGAAATAGTTCAACCTAACAGTGGGAGCTTCGCCGTACCGAGCTGCCATTGTTTCTTTCCTTGGCACGCACAATAGTAATTTACTTACTTAAAAGCAAGTAGGCAGTACTTATTTTGATCGCTCTCAATCAAGATTGGTTTTCAAGGGTAGCATTATCCCAGAGCTCATCATTGCATTGCTTGTAGGAGTAGCTAACGTGCCGTCAGGTCTCAGCATGGAGCCACTTGCCCCAGAAATGTACCACACCAGGAGTATAATATTTGTGTTGATCCGAGGGACGAATGGCTAACTAATTGGGTGCAGGCGTACGTACCAGTACTAGTTTAACCCTTCTTGTTGGTAATGACAAGTTAGGTGTCAAACCGTGGCAGTGGCAGCGTATGCACGCACCTGCTTGCACGAATTGCCGCACGTCTGAGCGATCCATATGCACGAAACATTATTCAAACGCGATCGCAGTACGCGTCCACATGCACGATCCCGCCTCTGCATCGACATCTCCCTCGTCTGACGGTGCGGATCTTGTTCGGACCGATACTAACTCTGAGGTCGTGCAGGGCGCCGAGGTGTGCAGCATCTGCTTCGACCAGGCGTGCGCGATCGAGGTCCGGGAGTGCGGGCACCAGATGTGCGCGGCGTGCACGCTGGCGCTCTGCTGCCACGCCAAGCCCAACCCGGCGACGCAGAGCCAGCCGCTGCCCACCTGCCCCTTCTGCCGCGGCGGCATCACCCGGCTGGCGGTGGCCACCAGGGCCAAGGCCGGCGACGACGAtgacgaggacgaggaggaaggagaaggcaGGCTGGAGTCGCCGCGGCACCGGCGGTCTCGCCGGTCCCTGAACCtcagcggcggcggggacgggggcagcagcagcagcagcctcATGGGCAGCATCGCGTCGTCCATCGGCAAGATGGGCCGGCGCAAAACCGACAGCAGCGAGCTGCAGGTGCAGGTCGACGACAAGCCATAGCCATGGAATGAAGGCCGAGCCTCTCAGCACTCATTCATTCACTCACCGTGTTATTACGAAGCGTCATGATACGTCGCCAATGATGGAGCTGGCTGCTACT
This genomic window from Aegilops tauschii subsp. strangulata cultivar AL8/78 chromosome 4, Aet v6.0, whole genome shotgun sequence contains:
- the LOC109765536 gene encoding E3 ubiquitin-protein ligase XB3 — translated: MGHGASCGRPSEEVDFFGAAQSGDLARLAAAVSSRPSLLRRTTLFDRLSALHIAAAHGHLQVVSMALDLCVEPDVVNRHKQTALMLAAMHGRTECVRRLLDAGANILMFDSSHGRTCLHYAAYYGHSDCLRAILTAARTAPVSQSWGYARFVNVRDDTGATPLHLAARQGWRRCVHVLLENGAIVSASSGAFGFPGSTPLHLAARGGSLDCVRQLLSWGADRLQRDSVGRIPYEVAVKRGHVACAALLNPSSAEPLVWPSPLKFISELEPDAKALLEAALMEANREREKRILKGAKNSLPSPSHSDDGATVSEGAEVCSICFDQACAIEVRECGHQMCAACTLALCCHAKPNPATQSQPLPTCPFCRGGITRLAVATRAKAGDDDDEDEEEGEGRLESPRHRRSRRSLNLSGGGDGGSSSSSLMGSIASSIGKMGRRKTDSSELQVQVDDKP